A window from Thioclava sp. GXIMD2076 encodes these proteins:
- a CDS encoding ABC transporter substrate-binding protein, which yields MMKKKNMSRSLSGLTSGIALSAFCLVTPAHADPVKAQVMHWWTSGSEASALQVMVKDFNANGGEWVDNAVPDFESALAAATSSIIGGNPPDALQFNAGTQFADLAQKGYLTDLSSYAETGHWDKALPPALLKAVSYDGKVYAMPVDNHGENWLWVNKKVMADAGVTMPEDWSGFFPMLDTLKAAGVTPIAHGGEAWQTLELFYQVMMFRGDLDLYNAILVDGDTDKINSPEFKAFAEDFKRLTNYIDAGSPGRKWNDATAMVIQGKAAMQFMGDWAKGEFTAAGLEAGKDYECLLGLGGKDHFVISSDVFVLPAAKRQDKKAVDDLLVKTMMSPEVQVAFNKVKGGIPARLDADGSSLDACASKGYKAMQDPSMQVAGPEISASADRVGAIQDAVSEYWNTPSMSAEDFAASLTDAIEMTAE from the coding sequence ATGATGAAAAAGAAGAACATGTCACGGTCACTTTCGGGGCTTACCTCCGGTATCGCGTTGAGCGCGTTCTGCCTTGTTACCCCCGCTCATGCCGATCCGGTCAAGGCACAGGTCATGCATTGGTGGACTAGCGGCTCCGAGGCGTCAGCATTGCAGGTGATGGTCAAAGATTTCAACGCCAATGGCGGTGAATGGGTCGATAACGCCGTGCCCGATTTCGAGAGTGCGCTCGCAGCGGCGACCAGTTCGATCATCGGCGGTAATCCTCCGGATGCTCTGCAGTTCAACGCAGGCACCCAATTTGCCGATCTTGCCCAGAAAGGCTATCTGACTGACCTGAGCAGCTATGCCGAAACCGGTCATTGGGACAAAGCTCTGCCGCCTGCGCTACTGAAAGCCGTGTCCTATGATGGCAAGGTCTATGCAATGCCGGTCGATAACCATGGCGAGAACTGGCTCTGGGTCAATAAAAAGGTCATGGCTGATGCGGGGGTGACGATGCCCGAGGATTGGTCCGGCTTCTTCCCGATGCTCGACACCCTCAAAGCCGCAGGTGTTACACCCATCGCGCATGGCGGTGAAGCGTGGCAAACGCTCGAGCTGTTCTATCAGGTCATGATGTTCCGTGGCGATCTCGACCTTTACAATGCGATCTTGGTCGATGGCGATACCGACAAGATCAACTCACCTGAATTCAAGGCTTTTGCCGAGGACTTCAAACGCCTCACCAATTATATCGACGCAGGATCGCCCGGCCGCAAATGGAATGACGCGACGGCCATGGTCATTCAGGGCAAGGCTGCGATGCAGTTCATGGGCGATTGGGCCAAGGGCGAGTTTACCGCAGCTGGCCTCGAGGCAGGGAAGGATTACGAGTGTCTTCTCGGCCTTGGTGGAAAAGACCACTTTGTCATCAGCAGCGATGTCTTCGTGCTGCCTGCTGCCAAGAGACAGGACAAGAAAGCCGTTGATGATTTGCTGGTCAAAACCATGATGTCCCCCGAGGTTCAGGTCGCATTTAACAAAGTGAAGGGTGGTATCCCGGCACGGCTCGACGCGGATGGAAGCTCGCTCGATGCTTGTGCCTCGAAAGGATATAAAGCCATGCAGGATCCGTCCATGCAGGTTGCAGGACCCGAGATCAGTGCGAGCGCTGACCGCGTCGGGGCCATTCAGGATGCCGTTTCGGAATATTGGAATACGCCTTCGATGAGCGCCGAGGACTTTGCGGCATCGCTCACCGATGCGATCGAAATGACGGCAGAATAA
- a CDS encoding sugar ABC transporter permease translates to MALWPTWIIVLAAYVGTMIWTVGISFTPSKLVPEMVFAGGKQYERLFHASRWMNSVDNMLVFGVLFVVASLVLGTLMAIALDRKIALEGTIRTIYLYPYSLSFIVTGVVWRWMMDPTLGIQKTLNDLGWTSFRFDWVVDPDKAIYAVVLAAVWQSAGLVMALMLAGLRGVDPDLWKAIKVDGIPIWRGYVSIVLPTLRPIVVTAVVLLGLGVVKSYDLVVALTNGGPGMATDVPAKFIMDFLFLRSNIAFASAAATVMLVTVAIAIAPWIYVVYIRKR, encoded by the coding sequence ATGGCTCTTTGGCCCACCTGGATCATCGTGCTGGCCGCCTATGTCGGCACGATGATCTGGACCGTCGGCATTTCCTTCACACCGTCAAAACTCGTGCCAGAAATGGTCTTTGCGGGAGGCAAGCAATACGAGCGTCTCTTCCATGCCTCGCGCTGGATGAACTCGGTTGATAATATGCTGGTTTTTGGCGTGCTTTTCGTAGTCGCCAGTCTTGTTCTGGGCACATTGATGGCCATCGCACTGGACCGCAAGATTGCATTGGAAGGCACGATCCGGACCATCTATCTCTATCCCTATTCTTTATCTTTTATCGTTACAGGTGTCGTCTGGCGTTGGATGATGGATCCTACCCTTGGTATCCAGAAGACTCTGAACGACCTTGGCTGGACGTCTTTCCGCTTTGATTGGGTGGTTGATCCGGACAAGGCGATTTATGCGGTCGTGCTCGCAGCAGTTTGGCAATCGGCAGGGCTTGTTATGGCGCTTATGCTTGCGGGATTGCGTGGCGTGGATCCTGATTTGTGGAAAGCGATCAAAGTCGACGGGATTCCAATCTGGCGTGGTTACGTTTCCATCGTGCTGCCCACACTCCGTCCCATTGTCGTTACGGCAGTTGTCCTTCTCGGCTTGGGTGTAGTGAAGTCCTACGATCTGGTCGTGGCACTCACGAATGGTGGCCCGGGAATGGCGACCGATGTTCCTGCGAAATTTATCATGGACTTCCTGTTCCTGCGTTCGAACATCGCATTCGCGTCCGCAGCCGCCACTGTTATGCTCGTGACTGTCGCGATTGCCATCGCGCCATGGATATACGTTGTCTATATTCGGAAACGTTGA